The window cttcttctagTCTACTGGTATTTGCACccaataaaatatttaacagACTTTGAAAATATGCCAaattttatttagaaaatagcATACCAGCGCTTTGGATAAATCAAGGGAGAGTGCATATTTCTCATGTTCAGAGACCAAATTTATCCTTCTATAGATAAATCTAGTTTCTTGCCAGCTCTATACAAGTGAAACCAAAGGTTTGCTGACTatcaaagagagaaagaaaaactgttAAAGTCAACTGTTGACACAATGTCTTACTGAAGAATGTGAGCATGAAGATGCCATCATTTCCTATTCGCAGCTGGTCGGCATCTTCAAAGTCATCCCTGGCCACAAAGTCGTCCTCctgcagtaacaacaacaaatatataATAAACTTATCACAATAACTTCCATTGTTCTACGTTTGCTCCTGAAGTTTTGTTTGAAAACGTGATGTATTAGTACACAACAGGGCACTTTATGGAATATTTCTAAATGTTGTCTGAAGATAAGATTGATTTACTGTGACTCTTCCAGTAACAAGGGGGATGGCTGCCTCTTCTTTGCTTCTCTCAGCTTCATCATAGGAGGGCAAAGTGGTGGCAACACTGTAGGATGGAGGGTTGGGAaatcttcctccatcttctttGTATTCAAAGAAAGCTGTTGAGGTAACAAACAAATGGCTTTTGATCCATGAACAGGGGTGTTGTttctaaagatactcaaacaaaagcaaaaaagtaAATTCttctaaatataaaaataaactaataaataaacagctgacaatttaattaaaaatcaatGGTAACAGCAGATCTCAAggttatttaatgttgattttacagCTGACATGAGGGTGTGACtgctgaaagacagaaaatctACTTTCACTTCCTTTAAAAAGAGAAGCAGCAACACAAAATTATAAACCAGACCGGGGGGAGGGATGAGTTACAGCAAGACGAAACACATTAGTAGTATATGTGTCCATTAGTGTTTATGTTCCGTTCCATGCAAGCCAAGACTTTTATCTGGGTCATTTGGCAGCTATCCAGAATGCTCCTTAGTGTTGTCCAAACACTAACAGCACTGGATGCGATCGATGGACTCGCACAGGAAGAGCTCATGGCTACACCCAGTTATGCAACATGTTGACCTATGCCCTCTTAAGAAGTGAGATTAGAAACATCAGACCTTTCTGAAAGGCCTCACACACCAGCTTTACCCCCCATACATTATTCATTCTAAAGCTAATAGTGTAGGATGTCGTacagtgttacagcagcagaTTTAAAATATTATACAGACTTATTCAAGTGCTCTTCGTCAGTACACTTGAGTTATGAGGCATTGTTACGTAATATTTATATAATGGCTATAGTAACAAAAAGGGTTTTAAAtgctccaaaaataaaaaaaattagagttcataaaatgcatttttaaaatactcTGTACACAGTGAGGTCTAGACCATGAAGGAAGTGAGTCTCAAATACTCTCAATTTCATACTTCTATAGATTAATAAGAACTCTCAAAATGGTTTCTTTAGAATGTTTCACTGCACGTAATTAAACAAAATGACTGACCTAGGACAGAAGGCTTTCACTTTAAATTGAGAATCAGTATGTGGTGGCACAGTCTGATAATCAGGGACTTAAATATTCCTGTTTATTCTGAGTAATCTTACAATATGTGATGGAGCTGGAAAGGTTTCTAACCTGCATTTGCTGCAGCAATGCTGCTGTAGGGTGGTGGTGCATCCTGGGCAGGACTCTCCTGGGATGACTGGGCTGGCTCCTCCTCATTCACCagctgaagaaatgtaaataaatgacaaCAGAATTCAGGGTCAAACTTAAATTACAAATTTTGGGAAATCTATGCGTTTGTGGTTGAAAAGATCTGAAGTACTGCAAGTGCTGTTGGTtatattaaaatacaataatataATGATGGGATACTAAATATTTGTCATTTGTTGCCATAATGTTTATAATGTGGAAGCAATCCTTTTAAAAATTCAGGTTGGTTTAATACCCGATTACAGACATTGTTGCAAATCTGCTCTCATCTAAACTGTCCAGTTAACTAACATCATATATAGATGAGGGATGGGACAATAAAAGATTTAATTAAAGATTGTGATAAAAGTCCTAACAATATGTCGACTGTGGTGAATTTTCATTATCTGAATATTTGAGAATATCCTCACATGAATAACTTGAAAAAGCTATCGAGCCTGCTGACCTACAGCACTATGTTGGTTTCCTGTCTTATTTGTACGTGCCTAAGCCTGTCACTGTGGCTGAAGGTTTGGCTTGCACACTGTATTAGCCGcaaaaacaagttaaatctGGTGTGTGTAAATACAAGGAAttgcaaattaaaacaaacaacagggaGTAGAGGTTACCACCATTTATTTATCCTTCACTTGTGCAGAAAAGCCTTAAGATTTATGATTTCTTTAAATTCTTTgaaaaaatatacacacatatatacatatacacatatatatatacacacatacatatatatatatatatatatatatatatatatatatatatatatatatatagagggaaatgaagtgaaaaaagctTAAACATCAGCGCTCATGTCGCACTTGTTTAATGTGCTGTGCAACAAGTGATTATGATTGACATTGTTTGAATCAATTCCTTTCCCCTGATAGTTAGGATTAGCTTCTGCACAGGAACCACTGACACATCATCAAAAGTACATAGCAGCTCCAACTAACATTACACTGTAAGCTGTGCACCATGTTGACACACGTCATCTGCGTGTGTCGATTAATGAGCAGGCTGCACCTTCACGTTAGTATTTCgatcctgctctgtgtctgGAGGTTAAGCTCCTGGCAGGCCGGACAGATCAGGACTGTCAGGTAGTATATTACAGTTCAAGGCTGCACAAAgcaacacaacatttctggtCAAACCACCAACCAACGttactagctagctaatgttacgAGTACTCAGCTGCTAAATTAAAATGGGTCACATAGACTTCAAGTTATATGTGACgaaattattattaatcattaaaTAATGCATTTCAGTAAGTGTGATATATCTGGTTTAACAAGAGCTAGAGATATTTTTCGCCCACTCAGGCCCGCCCGTAAACTAATGTCGCTGTTTTCCTCTCACAGGCTAATGTTGACTGGTGTTAGCAGGTCAGCAGCTAacgctagctgttagctgcgTTTTAACGTGCCCACAAACTGGTAAATACATACCTCTTGGTATCTGACGTTGCTGTTTTGCTCTGCCATTGTGGAAGAGGAGCGAAATATTAAAACGTCCTCTTCTCACCTCAGATATGCTGTTAAATGAGAATCTCGCCAATGAAGTAGCTAAGGTAACACTGCCTCCTAGTCGGCCATCTCCTTCCTTCTCcccctcctgacgcccagaccgGAGCAGGCGCTGATGCTGCTTTCACTTGCTGTCGGATTTTTTCCCGTTGCTACCAGTTGttggaaaatgtacaaaatgtacttcaagtatcaaaagtagATACTTAGCAGATTTTCACTGTACTTCTGTATATATTATGTTGTTTTACAAATAATGTGCAGCAGTTTAATGCTTTATATCACTAGGTAATTTATTTGTTGCTAGGGTTCGCATATAAAATCTTGAATTAAGCAGAAAGACCACAAACTATAgtattaagattttttttctaaaagagGGTGAAGTAAAAACTACGGTATCTTCCTGGAATGTAGTTGGATATTGGCATAAATATTGCATGTGATCGAATAACTGAACAACTGAAAATCATGATACTGTAGTCAAATAGAAGTACTTTGAAAATTAACTTAAGTAGGGTATTTATGTTAATACAGTAGTTATATCACGCCACTGGCAACAAGGACCTTTGTTTCTTTGAAAGACACGATAACACAATTAGTTTAAAAGGCCATTTCGCATCTACTTTCAACACATATCTGGAAATACGAATTAACATAGAGCACTTAAAGGCAACATGAATTGTTACGTGTTGTCATGTGACAGAGGGACCAGGCTATTTCCAACAAAGCAAAGAGATACACAGatatacaaattaaatgtactttattacAAAGAACAAATGAGAAGCAAAGCTGTATGAACAATTATCTGTAAACCTTAACAGTCTGTGCAATACCAGCACCTGATTATTACTACAAGAATTAGTAGAGAATAACACCAAGCACTGCTTGATGTCCACCAATGTATCTCCACCAGAAGATAAAGGAATCACTGGAGTGTTAATTTTTGACAAATGCCTCATGAATCCACAAAGTTTTGAGGAGATCTCCTCAGGCCATCTATTTCCCTGAAGGCGGCGACTCCACCAGCTTGTTGTGCACGTGCATCATTCCTTAAGAAAGAACAAGAATCAGCATGTTTTCTATGATTCATGTCTGCAATCCTGGGCAATTCACCACAAGTGAAATACAAAAACTTAAGCACGGTAGCTTTGTAAATTAATCTCACCTTTGAAGTACTTCACAGTTTTGACCCGCAGTTCCAGGGTGGCGTCTTCGTCACAAACAAAAACGGTCTGTGGGTGC of the Sparus aurata chromosome 18, fSpaAur1.1, whole genome shotgun sequence genome contains:
- the LOC115568695 gene encoding NEDD4 family-interacting protein 1-like; amino-acid sequence: MAEQNSNVRYQELVNEEEPAQSSQESPAQDAPPPYSSIAAANAAFFEYKEDGGRFPNPPSYSVATTLPSYDEAERSKEEAAIPLVTGRVTEDDFVARDDFEDADQLRIGNDGIFMLTFFMAFLFNWIGFFLSFCLTTSAAGRYGAISGFGLSLIKWVLIVRFSTYFPGYFDGQYWLWWVFLALGFMLFIRGFVNYSRVRKLADPTYATLPRTRVLFIY